TGAAAGccataccaaaatgttttgctgaTGGTCCTTTGTCGTTATACACATTATTATATGATAGAATATtgattatactatatattataccaaaaatgtattgctgatatCCCTtgagtatacatatatatatattcatattagtatatctattaatataatatatatatattatataatatatatatattatatccatcTATATTATAGTTTGACACGTTTTCAAAATCcggtgaaaaaatgctgtaaagtaagaatgctttcaaaaatagacatgttaatagtttatatttatcaattaacaaaatgcaaagtgagtgaacagaagaaaaatctacatcaaatcaatatttggtgtgaccaccctttgccttcaaaacagcatcaattcttctaggtacacttgcacacagtttttgaaggaactcagcaggtaggttggcccaaacatcttggagaactaaccacagttcttctgtggatttaggcagcctcagttgcttctctctcttcatgtaatcccagacagactcgatgatgttgagatcagggctctgtgggggccataacatcacttccaggactccttgttcttctttacactgaagatagttcttaatgacttaagctgtatgtttggggtcgttgtcatgctgcagaataaatttggggccaatcagatgcctccctgatggtattgcatgatggataagtatctgcctgtacttctcagcattgaggagaccattaattctgaccaaatccccaactccatttccataaatgcagccccaaacttgcaaggaacctccaccatgcttcactgttacctgcagacactcattcgtgtaccgctctccagccctttggcgaacaaactgccttctgctacagccaaatatttcaaatcttgactcatcagtccagagcacctgctgccatttttctgcaccccagttcctgtgtttttgtgcatagttgagtcgcttggccttgtttccacgtcggaggtatggcttttttggccgcaagtcttccatgaaggccacttatgaccagacttctccggacagtagatgggtgtaccagggtcccattgttttctgccaattctgagctgatggcactgctggacatcttccgattgcgaagggaagtaagcattatgtgtctttcatctgctgcagtaagtttccttggccgaccactgtgtctacggtcctcagcgttgcccgtttctttgtgcttcttcaaaagagcttggacggcacatctggaaacccctgtcttgtcatgtgtcttgttgctgtgctcagtcttgccatggtgtatgacttttgacagtaaactgtcttcagcaacctcaccttgttagctgagtttggctgttcctcaaccagttttattcctccttcacagctgtttctgtttcagttaatgattgtgtttcaacctacatattgaattgatgatcattagcacctgtttggtataattgtttaatcatacacctgactatatgcctacaaaatccctgactttgtgcatgtgtacctagaagaattgatgctgttttgaagtcaaagggtggtcacaccaaatacggaTTTGATttcgatttttcttctgttcactcactttgcattttgttaattgataaatataatctattaacatgtctatttttgaaagcattcttactttacagcatttttatatgtatataaaggTATGTTcctaaaaaagtttttttaaggTTACAGTAGCAGAGGTTCCTAATAATTTGACCACATTAAAAAagcaggaatgaaaaaaaaatcattcagaaaaacaaGAGACATGCAACtgataatcataaaaaaaacaaagttgtcgATCCAAGTCCTTATCGCTATTTGTTGGTTTAATTATCAGTGTCTATTGGAGTGGAGACATTGCTAAAATATAgtaatagagtttttttttttattattattattattattattataacttgtgtttttagcattttttcattttagaattttaaaaaagctcCTCTTCAGGAAGCTCAGGAAAAAGCGCTTCCCcgatatttaattttcttttttattcaacGGCATCACATGAGCCTGTTGCTATGAATATGTGTTGTTGCTATGAATGGTTGCTATGTATGTGTACATGTGGCAGAGCAGaaaccctgctgctgtaaataatgtgtgtgggaatgtaagggtggcagggatggggttaaatcaggggtgggccggtgtccctcctggtttttgttccaactgttccctaaattacttaattggaccaattaagtgcttattagaagcttaattggtcaaattaattcatttagggtacagttggaacaaaaaccctTTGTTAAATCTATCCGTGCCACCAATCAcgggtgtggccattccccagttaggtaattagtgctaactggggagtggccacatgtataaaaggaaggaaaaatcctttgtttgataAAAAGGAGTTTGGTAGCCTGTGTTTGGACCTGTAGTGAAAGTGAACGCCCAACCTATCtaatattgtattgtttgaatctttattttggcctgtgtgtctgtttatttgttccagtgtttagtttgttgttttgtgatttaaatgtgctcaacagcgcttcactgcagctttcttgtctctCTTCCTGCCGGTAACTAACAGATAAAACATGATTAGCCCTAGAGGCAAAGACTAAACAAATATTCTTCTGGGTTCTATGTTAACAAATCAATGATACCATATTTTTGAGAATATATGCATGGTAGATTATATAGGCAGTGCAATATTCATCTTTTGTGTAACATGCACGTCTTCTAACTATTACTGGAGAACACTGCAAACATTGTATAACACACAACCTGCATTAACTTACTGGGAAAGCAGCTACATTCCGGATTGCACATTGAAGTAGCTCTAGGGTTTTATGCAAGTGACCCACTGTAACTTTATCAGATGCCTGAGTGTAAAAGCCATGTGAAGAAAAGCCACCTGGAGAACAGCAGCAGTGGTGGTGACAGGAATGATCATTAAACATCTCATCAGAGTTACCATCATCATTTACAAGTCCAGTATCCAATGATACAGAATTGGACAAGAAGCTGTAGCCTTGACTATCACATGAAAGTGAGGGTTTGGAAGCATCTTGCTTATGTTTGAGAATAGTCTGACCAAAGACATTTCTGTTATCCATACAGTGAAGTAGTGGAATAGCAGACCCTGACCTTTTCGTGAAGGCCTCTGTTTTGGCTTGCTGATGTGTTTGTGACATGATTTCCAAAGAATGGCCTCTGGCTATATGTCTTTTGGGCACACTGTATTGGAAAGTTGTCCTTAAGTTTGAGGGCATCTGTACAGATACAGATCTGGTTAAGGCAATGTTTGGGTTTGATTTTTGGTAAAGTTCTTTGAGCTTATGGGGTCTGTAAGAAGGGACTGTGAATTCACATTGATCCGTTTTTGAGTCTGCTTGTTGGCTAATAGAATGAAAGGTGCTAATAAATGCACTTTTGTCAGGGGAAGATTCAAGAGCATGACTGTTGATAACCTCTAGCTCTGTTTTATATCCTTCACTTTGGCTTGTATTGGTCCCCAAAATGTTAATGGGACAATCTTGTAGGCCTTCAGTCTGAGAAAAAACTGGGAGATTCTCAACCTCTTGAATTGAGTTTTCAGACTTATCACCAAATGGAAGtggtaatatatttgtattgtaatcCAAACTTGGGGTGTATTCCAGTTGCATATTTGGTATTTGCATGTCTTCATCTTGATATCTAACCATTTTACTTGTGTCCAAATTAGGAATGATTTCTAGCTGCACATTTAGACCTTGATCGTCTAAAGCAATGCTTAGGCTTCCATTGACATCCATTGGTTCTGGTACTCTCACTTCTTTGTTAAAGTACTCTTTGTTACTTTCATTTAAGCTTAAACCACTGTCTTCTAGTGATGTACCCTGCAGTGGTACTGGAACCTCCAAGTATTCCTGGATAACAGAGGTGTTACTTCCTACAACTATGGAAACTTCTACATTACGGGAACAAGAACAGTCATCCTCTTGCTGTAATTCCAGTTCTGGAGATCTTACATTTTCATCATCTGATGTAAAACCATTTTTCTGTGAAACATCAGAATCTAATTCTTGCTCTGGATCTTGAACTGAAGTTGAGAGATCCATGTTTCCCCTGAAAGTAGTCTGGCTGTCCACACAGTTAGTATCCAGTTTTTGAAGTGTCTGTTGGAAAAAGTCACAATATGAGTGTTACAGGGTGGAGTGTATTTGTAGACACTGAGTATTGCTATTACTGCTCCTTTGTCTTTCTGAAAGCTTTGGGCTTAAAAACAAGTTAGCTTATATGCAAAACTATCTGGGATTAGTTCTTTAGTCTACTTGTTTAATTGACTAAACAAGCTTGAGCTTCCCCACTAAAAAAGCagtttcagttgttttaaattTGCACCAGGACTGACTTAAATTTTGGTTTAATGCctattgttttcactgtttttttgtttttgttttttttttctttaactgaaGGCTAATGATCTGCTGCAATTATTTGCAATGTTTTCTGTGCAGGATTGAAAATATTGTTATACAACCTTTTTTCTGTTGATTCATTTCCAGGGTAGTGAAAGCCATCCTACCACAACCAGTCAGTTGTTCTCTTCAGAAAAGGTATATCCAGCattttccataaatcttacctgctgtgcacttccattcattaaaatgtattaaatactgcATTCTGAAAGAACACGTTATTGTAAACCTGTTTGATATCAGTGCTTTCTTAACATGTTGAACTTACATGGTCAACTGTACCCACCCTTCAATGGCTTATTTCCTTCAATAAACAATCAGCTGGTTTCCCTATTAacagacatgctttcagtcaaTAATATGTTATGACTCAGAAGACTTTGCTGCTGTCTTtcaaaaaatgacatttgaaacctCTGTAACAAATAGAAGTGCAAAATAGGTattatttatggaattatttttgtAGCTAAATTACTTTTAGAATCACTGATGTTGTTTGTTGACTTTCAGatgtaatacaaacaaacaaagcataccattatttactgtgtttattcagAATGGAATagatatagtaccagtcaaagtTGAACctcttattttgttgttatttatctCTCTAATTTATCTACCatcttaaaaaataacaatatggcATCTACTTTTATGGAGCTTGCTGCTTCTGAACCTAGGCTGTTTTgtcagaataaaacaaacttgttttgtCATTAATAATAACTTGTAACAGTGAGTGGGAGATAACAACAAAGGtatgtgcatttatttacaaGGACTTATTGTTACATTATATTTTTCTGagtggatgtttttttgtttattagagGTGGccattttataacaataaatcTTAATATCTAAGTTTTAGGGAACACAAGACCTTACCTTTGGAGTCAGAGGCATTGCTGTAGCTTTCTGTAAAAGAGAAGGCACTGATGGTTCCTCCAGAAATCCACTACTGTCTGACTGGCAGCTGTTTGCTCTTCTTATGACAGAATCTTCTAACACAAAAAACATCAGAAAAGGTCAATCCTATTTTATTCAAAATCCATATGTAGCCCAACCTGCTCAGTTTATCCTACTCTGTTCTCGACCACCAAATAATGAGCGATATGCACCCCCTGCCACAACTGTTAATACAAAATTAGAGGTATCTTTAACGTGAACAAGTAGATCAACATGACCAGAAtccactgtatgtaaaaaaaaaagtacgtttGACATACCGACAGATGCTTCCATGTATTTCCTAGATACTCTTAATAACTCATCCCAACTAAATAAGTGCTCCTACAGACGGACGGGGCCCCTCCTTATGTAAtgggcaatgttgtgtgatgcactgccgttacgaATTTTGTCCTGTCCCCTGTCATTGAGATCAGATGAGGTTAAAAGCGTTAAACCAAGAACGTAAAAGAATCGGGATCCTTTGCCTTGCGGTTAAGGTGCTCGCTTTCAGTATGCGAGGTCGCAggtttgtgcccagcctctgccctgttacacatacACCACCATTATGATACACTCAATATagttgtgctaaagaaggtcctcAGCAAGTATACCCAATTgccattttaaacatattctatGCATTTATTAGCTGTAttctcatgtatttatttaattgctgaGATGGATGGAGGAAATGAAACACTGTCTTTGAAAATGTGGCAGTGCTTTTTCTGTTCAGTTATGATAAAAAGGGAATTTAAAACAGTGTGAAGGTTAGGTGCTATTAATGGCACAACTGAATTTATTAGGTGACCATAAACTACTAAATTATTGTATATAGCTTAGTCTATATTTTTGGAAATTGTAAGTCTTGCAGTCCATAATGGGTCTTGTAACTGACCAAACATGACATAATAAAGATGTATGTTTTAGTTTACCAGATATCACAGCTGAAGAGATACCAGGGAGGAAGGACAATGTATTCCTCAAGGATCTGGACCTTGTATTGCTTAGTGGTTGGTTAAGATTATCTACCTTGTGCGCGCTACTTGCAAGGTAAAACCCTTTCTGTGATTTTGTAGTGTTTaggatttatttaataattttcaaATACGTTCTTAGATGGGAAAAATTTGCTGAAATTCATAGTGGTGGTTTTGCCAGGAGAAATGATCCTCTCAAACATTACAGAGTGGTTATCTCAGTAATGAGAACTGGTTAATGATAAGCTCCAAATTAGCATCAGAGTATACATGTCTATTGAGAAGAGATCATTTTGTGAATTTATTGTCCAAAGAAATTTATTGAAAATTCGATTATCTTGCTTCAATCCCAAAAGCCTAGCAATCTTGTTTAGACCATAAAACAACCAGAAAATATTGAATGTGAACACTAACTGCTAAATCAAGCTATACAAATGTCCCTATTTCATTAAAGAATCACTGGCTTGTCAATCTTAATTACATTTACAGAACATGCAGTTTTACCTAACTATACGTATTGAGTAAGATAACATTTTCTACTTcccagctattttttttttaatcagtgataGTTCTTATTGGCAGTATTAAAACATGTTACCTTTCAGGAaactagattttttggaaagtcCCGGGTTATGAAttattgaaatttaagttttGGATTGTGGAATTCTTTTTTCTGGGTTACTGAAAGTGACCCATAAATGCTTTAAAACTAAATCTGCAACTCTTGAATTCAGTAAATactaagtactgtatataaagatcTGCTGCTTGTTACTTAGCTAATTTTGAATCAATGGTTAGTATTTACATACTTCAACAGAAATGCTGCTTTTGAATTCTGCAAAGTATATTATCTCTCTTTGCATAGTGTTTGTGCACCTTCACAGTAGGTAGAACATTACATGCAGCCATTGGATCCTGCTGTGCAAATCATCCAACATTGCACCAGGTTTATTGCTGAAAATGAAAAGTCTGACATCctgtacttgtgtgtgtttctatgaCATTCAtttcacatatacacacacacacacacacacacacacacacacacacacacacacacacacacacacaacctagcTAACAATGTGTCATCCTCACAACAAATAGACTTAATACTGGCCTGTGCCCTGCAACAAGTCTTATTTCTATGTGGTCCAGGGTTGTTTTTAGTTAATTCTAGTATTATTCATTCAATTAAGGGAGTGGATTTAGGTAACGAGAAATAAATTATTTCGGCACATTTTATGAGAGCAACCCAATAACTTTACTGAAAGCATTttacaaaagttattttaaacaatttaattacATAAAGCAAGTATGGATACTGAAACTTTTCAACTTTTCAAAGTCAAATCTATATGTCTCTACAAAAGAGGCCACAGTTTAacttttttcttgattttttttttcttttttccagttcCATTTATCATTGTCACTGGCTGCTGCGTCTTACCACCGATCGCTAAAGTACccacaaatgaaaatgcaagttTGTGCCACGAAACAAGCAAGAGCTTTCTGTTTCAGAAGgctctatttaaatgtatttattttttcacagatgtAGACTTTTGCAAGGGAAATGAGCCCCTGGCTATAGGATCTACAGTGTTATGTTTGCATTGATTCCAGGCAACAGCGGCACAACATTGTATATACTTGACCACACCTATTGTGTGCTTTTCCACTACCAGAGAACAAACAGTGTAAACATAAAAACAGGAGAAAAGGAAACCAATTAGTGACAGTATATTAGGTGAGTATATAAAATGTTCAGTAAGGCTTGTGACCTTGTTACTACTTCTTTAACCCATATACAGTGCAGATAAATTATCAATGTCAAATCAGagcatacttttgttttttatctctACAATTAAGGCACTGAAGTTTGTGCCAAACCAGCTTTGATAGCATGCAGGAATTTGATTTCCCAATACAGGGATAAATCAATACTGGAGTCATGTTTTTTGTTGTACTGCAAaccatgtacatgtttttttaatcagttttaagAGAATGAGATAAGAAACTTCATGAAAAGCTATATGCACCTGTCCTTTGCAAAGATCTCTTTCTTCTGGAGGTGGCCAAATAGTCCAATCATTGTATATTAAATTACTGTATCTTTGAATAGCACAGAAGaatctcatttaaaataaataaataaataaaaacaaaaaaaaaaaaatctccaatcAGTTAGTCATCTTGGTGCTGACTTTCATACTTACCTAAAGTGACTTCAGTAACTGGTCCTGAAATGCTCCCTGAAACACTGCCCTCGTCAAAGCTGTCAATCTGAGTTTGAATAAGAACCATGATTGTAACAAAGATAGATAcagagataacaaaaaaaaaaaaacagtcacacTACAACATTTCAATGAGAAGCTACAAGAAGTATTTGGGCACAACAAATGTTTCAGCAAGGTGTAAGGGCCTTACCCCTTGATGATTAGAAACCATTGTGGTCATGTCTGAACCCTTTAACTGATTTTCTCGTTTAAATAGTAGTGTTTGATTCTTACTAGCTGTGATACAAGTGTCAGAAACTCAAATACTACCTGGGAAACATTTAGTTGAGTCCACAAGAGTGATGTTGATGCTGATGTCTAGTGAGAGACAAGGGAAGTATATCTGACACCTTTGAGAGCAACACAGATCAATTGAGTTACAATTGTTTTAGTTGCCAAAGTATTTTAGTTTTAAGTCCATTACCCTGTTGGTAAGAATAAAGAATGTCCTggatgcaaaaatattttaaattgataaataatACCTCTTCCATCTCAAAGGAATCGGGAGCCTGTCGatcacaatgttttctttttagtgaAATGGCAGCATTATGGTGAGACTCTATGGATGTTCTGAATCTTGGTAAACACTCCAAGGCTGGTGAATGTTCACCCCCTATCACTCCAGATAAAGGAGCAGTCTGAGGATTCTCTTTCTCTGCAACCTTCTCTAGATGCAAATCTGGAGGTGTCTCAACTGCAGGATTCTGCTCTTCTTCCAGGGGTGACAGGCATCCATTTTCAAGAAGACATTGCCTTGTTGATTTCTGTGGTTGTTGCTTGCTCTGTTCCATGCTTATGGTTTGTTTGGAGACTCGTCGGAGAAGCGTGGCTAACTTTCTTCTCTTTTCTTTCAGCTTGGATGCTTTGTTCTCCTCTGGGGTAGTCACAGGAGGTTCAGTGACACCTGACGTATTTATGCTTACATTATTGAACAGGTTTGAAAAGACACTGGTCACTTGATGCAAGACCTCCAGCTGTCGGAAACGATCTACAATAAACAGAATCAGATTAGGAAACCTTACACTGCACTGGATATGTTACCATATTGGTATTTTGTATGTTAAAGGACTGCTAGTCAAGGTTTTAATGCCTTGactatcccccccccctcccccttttacTGTGCTTCACTTCTAATTCAGAGTATTCAAATCATAGTGTCACATGTTCTGGTTACAATTAGACCATTGAACTGACTTTAAACTACTATACATACAACCAACTAAATTATTAGATACTAGGACATAGTAGTAACTTTTCATCACATTGTCTTGAGATAGCTCCATGTTCCAAACCGAAGTGTACATTACAGGCAAAGAACCAAAGGAagaccagtgataatattgttAATGCTAAGaagatggattttaaaacattggttaaCACTCCTTTAAAGTGGACTAGTGTAAAAACAATTCTTGTAGTCTAGTTATTTTACGATTCATGGTTCCACAACCTGTTTaggacaacaaaaaaataaaacagaagggGCAATAAATACACTCATTGAAAGGTTATGCATCCCTTTATTGGTTAATTGGATTTGGGGAATTGTATGTGGTATACTGTGAGAAAGGTAATCAGTAAGGAAGAGACGAATCAATCGCTTAATAATCCAACCACATATACTTTAGAACACTGCAGTGTAAAAGAGGGGTGTGTCTTTTGCCTATTTGTTTAACTCGAATCCCCCATAGATCTTCATTGAGCTTGAAAGGAGCCTGTTTGCAAACTGCATCAAGCCTTTGaggttacaaataaataatacttactaTAGAAATCAGGGTTCTCAGTATCCATCCGCATCTTCTGTGCCTCAAGGAAGACTCTGATATTAATTCCTTCTGCACTCGATGGGCAGTTTATAAACCTTGAAGGAATTTTGATAGAAATATCAGGTTCGTCTACTCCAAAGCCCAGGTCTAACAGAATCTCTTCTGGATCATCCTGCCAGCGATCCAAAACATCCATTATACTGCAGCAGAGGTAAAAAATGAGACAATTCCTACATTAAAAACAAGAAGAATCGTGGGCGCAAATGTATATGGCACAATTGTAGAGGAAGCTTCAAACACTGTAAAAGCATGGCATTGGGATCGGCTCAGGTTTCAGTCTTGGCCTCAGGGGCCTGGTCTCATATACTTTGGAGTTTAAGAAGTTTTTGTCAACGTCATTTTCACACTGATATATGTTTTAAAGGTTTGCCTCAATGttgtctattaaaaaataaagacgtTATAATAAAACTCCTAAAGGAATGTTGTGTGGGATAAAGGACACCAACATTTTTTTCAGTGCTAAGTTTGCACCATTTGTTTGTAaatagaaaaggaaaaacaacaataacaaaaatggtGGAAACAAAGCACTGGGAAAATACTTTTTGAACATGGCCCATGGAATTGTCTGAAGCTGTAGGTTGTGGTAGTGAGGTGTGGGCTCTCAATAAGGAGTGCCAATGACTGTCTGCAAGGTGTCTCACAACCTCTTTGTAACTGAAATTGTTTTCATCCATTGCTTTACATAAGCATTAGCAGTGGTGTCTCTTCCTAAAACAAACAATCATTAACGGTACCTTAAAGTGAGTGTTTATAGGTGTGGAAGTGACCACAGTGGCTCAGTTTGCAGTCAGTAAGAAACATTGCACAGCCAATGGCAAGATTCTGTTTACATTTTCTGGGGAGAAATGCTTAAAGTAATTGTCATGCTATCATATCATATACAAGCCTAAAGAAATTAATCAAAGTAAtatgaatattaaacaaaacaaagctctgTTACGCTTGCTTTCATTTTaccaaaaccaataaaaaagtAGAATCCAGGTTAGAATGGTAATTTAGGAATGTCCACCACTTGGCACTATAGCTGGGACATTATTATGATATAATAATCTATATGGGAACATATTTTCCTCAAAGCAATGCCTACAAGTTGTAATTTACAGTACTCCTATCCACAAGTGCCTACGAGATCTTGAATTATATTATTTAGTTGATGGTTCTAGTTCTTagttttctcctttaaaaacaatGGGAGTAATTTAAATACAAGAGGAAATGCTTTAGGGGGGAAAAAGTCATGTTTTAATCTAACCTTTTGATTCCAACACTAACTGAAAAGGATGAGGCCACACTGTTCCACCTTGATAAAGATGGATTTTCTGATTGTGGTTTTAGAGATctagaaagaaaggaaaaaaaaaaacattatttagtcTTGGTGCATGCAGAAGAGGGACATACAGTGTGTTTGTCTCTAATTTCTCTGCAGTTACACTGTAGTATATTCAGGTTAACAGACATTACATTGTAAATGCACAAGCTTGTGGATCTAAATATTATTACCTGGAAGTATCTGATACAATAGAAGCAATTTTGCTTTAAGTGCAGTAATACTAATAGTAAACATGATATGGTATATAatagattttctgttttattttttctcatcaATTACTCACATAACATTTTTATGAGGTGTCATTTGGGACATAAGTCAACCAATTATTTACATAaactatatactgagacacatacactgtaTACTTAGACTTATACACTCTGTACTGAAATGCATACACTCTTTTTTGACATGCATACACTATATATTGAAATGCTGAGACGTATACACTGTATACTGAGATTGATACACGCAGTATTGAAATGCATACACTACTGAAATGCATACACTATAAACTGAAATGCATACACTGCATACTTAAATGCATACACTGTATACTGAAATGCACACACTGTATACTCAGATGCATACACAATATACTCAAATGCTTAAAGATTGCA
This Polyodon spathula isolate WHYD16114869_AA chromosome 3, ASM1765450v1, whole genome shotgun sequence DNA region includes the following protein-coding sequences:
- the LOC121312758 gene encoding protein ITPRID1-like; amino-acid sequence: MDVLDRWQDDPEEILLDLGFGVDEPDISIKIPSRFINCPSSAEGINIRVFLEAQKMRMDTENPDFYNRFRQLEVLHQVTSVFSNLFNNVSINTSGVTEPPVTTPEENKASKLKEKRRKLATLLRRVSKQTISMEQSKQQPQKSTRQCLLENGCLSPLEEEQNPAVETPPDLHLEKVAEKENPQTAPLSGVIGGEHSPALECLPRFRTSIESHHNAAISLKRKHCDRQAPDSFEMEEIDSFDEGSVSGSISGPVTEVTLEDSVIRRANSCQSDSSGFLEEPSVPSLLQKATAMPLTPKTLQKLDTNCVDSQTTFRGNMDLSTSVQDPEQELDSDVSQKNGFTSDDENVRSPELELQQEDDCSCSRNVEVSIVVGSNTSVIQEYLEVPVPLQGTSLEDSGLSLNESNKEYFNKEVRVPEPMDVNGSLSIALDDQGLNVQLEIIPNLDTSKMVRYQDEDMQIPNMQLEYTPSLDYNTNILPLPFGDKSENSIQEVENLPVFSQTEGLQDCPINILGTNTSQSEGYKTELEVINSHALESSPDKSAFISTFHSISQQADSKTDQCEFTVPSYRPHKLKELYQKSNPNIALTRSVSVQMPSNLRTTFQYSVPKRHIARGHSLEIMSQTHQQAKTEAFTKRSGSAIPLLHCMDNRNVFGQTILKHKQDASKPSLSCDSQGYSFLSNSVSLDTGLVNDDGNSDEMFNDHSCHHHCCCSPGGFSSHGFYTQASDKVTVGHLHKTLELLQCAIRNVAAFPYTINGIEIITKSLRTFCERLIEIEEELDDEQASVYSILSDLEKEEARHVKALWKAVRQEVNELENQLAVLACHYDEGIQMEMHRLLEVQSCLLAELQVKSLINSQTTPDLKIKSPTRSISTQCQALPEVCFEKSVDSTDTISPLLKLTSHGTEDATSIAAENPTPQGADLKAMYSPINETVKKQNSQDKRDFMAFLQSLKKSFRTSFNSDTPP